TTTTCTATAGTGTCAATGTCAGTGATCAGGATCCCAATACCCTGGTTTTTATTGAGCGCTACAAAGACATGGAGGCGGTAAGCGCCCATAGTTCCACTCCGCATTTCAAGGCGTTTATGTCCAAAGTGGCTGAATTCGGGGCGGCAAAGCCTGAAATTACTCTCTATGAGGAGATTGAATCGGTCTGATCCGGAAAAAGACCGGTCCGCCGGGCTGGCAGCAAAAGCGGACCAGCGGGGGTTTAGCGGTCGCGATTCTGTTTGACCCGCAGCAAACCGGGGCTTTTGTGGATGTGCATGAGTGTTGAGCGCTGGCCAAGGTTTAAAAAAACGCTCTCCAGGCGTTCAAACAATACCGGCTGATCCGGCCAGGTAAAGGTTTTGCGTTCCTGTTCCAGGGCCTTCCACTCCTGGGCTTTGGACGGGCTGGGGGCAAATGCCTGTTGTCTGGCGGGATGACAGATAAACATTTCGCAAACAATGGGTTTGACCTGCCAGGCGCACCCGCTTTGGGTCAGGAAAATGCATTTTCCGCCAGGGGCCGGAGAGTCGATGGCCAGCTCGAGATGGTCGAGCTGGCGGGTTGTGGACTGGAGCGCATTGATGACCACGTCGGCAAAAAACACGATAATGCCGTCTTTGGTGCAGCAGCCGCTGATGCCGGTTGTAAAGCATTTTTTTTCGCACACCGGCTCTATGTGGGCATTGTAGAACCGGGCGGTTTTTTGCCGGAAGTCCAGGTACGCGGTGATCTGTTTTTCAAGATCCTCAAGCGGAATTTGATGCAGATGCCGGCGTACGATTTGCAGTGTCTCGCGCTGTTCCATCTGGTAGTCGTTCATGGCGGCCCCGGACTATTGGTCTGTGATCTCAAGAATTTTTTTGGACGTATATTCTCCTGTGTCCGCCAGTGCATCTGTTGGCAGAAACCGGTGGGCATTGGCAGAAAACAGGCAGGTCACGGAAGCCGGGAAGTCCTCGTCCGCTTTATAGACAATATAGCACAAGGCGATTTTGGGAAGCGGCTGTACCACGAACGCAAAATCGCCGCTCACTGCCGGTGGTGCATCCCGGCCGCAGAGCTGATCCCGAATGCGGGGCCGGGCCTTATCCAGATCTTCAACCCGGGCAACCAGGATCTGTTCGGTGTGTGTGGCAAATGCGCCTGAATAGGGCATGCTGCCGGGCATTTCCTTAAAAGCGCAAAACGGTTCGGCAATCATTGGCGCATCACAGGCATTGATGGCATACAGGGATATCAGAATTCCAAGCACGGAAGGACATTTTTGGCCGTCCATGTCAATGCCCTCAGGGGATATGGTGCAGGTTTGGCCGAAGGCCGGGAATCTGAAACGGCTGCCCTGCCTTTCTGCAGGCAGCCTGCGGGCAAGATCGGCGGGCATGTCCGCATACAGGCGCCGGAGATTGTCAATGACGATTTTTTCATAATTGTCAGCCATGACCGGGACCCTTTTGTACTTGTTTCGGATTTTCCGAATTTTATATCATATTCTCGTGAAAGGATAAAGCACTGCAATATGAATAACTTTTCCTGGAAGGACAGAATCAAACTGGAGGTCACCGCGTTTTTGGCGGTCAACCTGGTGCGCCTGTGGTTTGGCACCGTGCGCGTGGAAATATTGAACCGGCCGGTGTATGAAAAATACTTCAGGGATGAACACAGCGGCAATGTGGTGGCCGGATCCTGGCATCGACATGCGATTTTTTTGTTTTATTTTTTCCGAACCCTTGGGCCCCGGGGCATTATGATCAGCCGCAGCCGCGATGGAGAGCTTACCGCCAGGATTGCCGAACATCTGGGTTATACACCGGTGCGTGGATCTTCGTCAAAAGGGGGAATCCAGGCGCTTTCCGCCATGGTGGATTACCTGAAGGATGGGCGGGAAAAACGGCTTTGCGGAACCGCCGTGGACGGTCCCAGGGGCCCGGCGCGGAAAATGAAAAAAGGCATGGCCGTGCTGGCCATGCAAAGCGGCTCCTGGTTCGTGCCCATGGCCTGCTCGGGTACGCGGGTGATGACGTTTAAACGGGCATGGGACAAAACCATCATTCCCAAGCCCTTCAGCAAGGTGGTCATTGATTTCGGCGAGCCGGTGAAAATCCCGGAAGATGCCACAGATGAGCAATTTGCCCGCATCTGCAGGGACCTGGAAGCCGAGCTCAATCGACTCACCGACAAGGTGGACCGCAAATGCGGTTACACGGGTGTGCCGGAAGATTGAGCCCGGCCTCCCCATCCCGCAGCCGGGCAGGCCATTGAGCAGTATCTATTTGACCTTGCTTACTTTCACGAAGTTTTCCTGCAGGGCCACAGCGCCGCCCACTGGATCCCATTTTTTCAGCGCGCCCGGCATGAACTTGTTGTCCGCCAGTCCTTTGCCGTAGGCACGG
The Desulfosalsimonas propionicica DNA segment above includes these coding regions:
- a CDS encoding DUF3786 domain-containing protein, with protein sequence MADNYEKIVIDNLRRLYADMPADLARRLPAERQGSRFRFPAFGQTCTISPEGIDMDGQKCPSVLGILISLYAINACDAPMIAEPFCAFKEMPGSMPYSGAFATHTEQILVARVEDLDKARPRIRDQLCGRDAPPAVSGDFAFVVQPLPKIALCYIVYKADEDFPASVTCLFSANAHRFLPTDALADTGEYTSKKILEITDQ
- a CDS encoding putative quinol monooxygenase, giving the protein MIAVIAKIPVVPEKKQQALEVIRNLMKEVANEEGTLFYSVNVSDQDPNTLVFIERYKDMEAVSAHSSTPHFKAFMSKVAEFGAAKPEITLYEEIESV
- a CDS encoding lysophospholipid acyltransferase family protein, with the protein product MNNFSWKDRIKLEVTAFLAVNLVRLWFGTVRVEILNRPVYEKYFRDEHSGNVVAGSWHRHAIFLFYFFRTLGPRGIMISRSRDGELTARIAEHLGYTPVRGSSSKGGIQALSAMVDYLKDGREKRLCGTAVDGPRGPARKMKKGMAVLAMQSGSWFVPMACSGTRVMTFKRAWDKTIIPKPFSKVVIDFGEPVKIPEDATDEQFARICRDLEAELNRLTDKVDRKCGYTGVPED